A segment of the Malaclemys terrapin pileata isolate rMalTer1 chromosome 1, rMalTer1.hap1, whole genome shotgun sequence genome:
TTCTTAAGTatgatcattttgttttgttttactagtTATGTAATTGTTTGGCTGAGAAAGGAATGAAGTTGCTTGGGACTAGTGCTTGGAGAAGAGGGGACAAATTGCCCTGGTTGCTCTGTCTTGGTGTCTTTCTGGTGCTGAGTCTGCATGTCTCCCGAGCCAATGCCTTTTGGGTTGCTCATCTGAACATATCGTTTCAAATAGGGAACGAGACGGTATGGGAGCGGGCTGACAATGGAGTATTTGGAGAAAACTCCCCATTGAAGAAGGTGTCTGGAGTGGTGGTGCCACCAGAAGGACTGAACCAAATTGCCTGCAACCCCTTAACAAACTTCAGCAGGCCTGTAAACTCTGAGACCTGGATAGCCCTCATTATGAGGGGAAACTGTAccttcacaaagaaaataaatgtggcagcagagaggggagcagtTGGTGTGATTATCTATAACAATGCAGGCACGGACAATGGCGTATTTCCTATGATTTACCTGGGTTCAGAAGATATTGTCGCAATTATGATTGGCAATCTGAAAGGCGTGGACCTTTTACACTTGATACAGAATGGCATCCAAGTAATAATAGCAATAGAAGTAGGAAAACACTATGGTTCTTGGATGAATCATTATTGGGGGtcccttctcttctgcacactggTCACGGTGGCCTATTTTACCTTTTACTGTGCTGGAAGGCTAAGGATAGCAAGAACTCAGATCAGGAGATGCCGACAATTAACAGATGTCAAGAAAGCTATTGGTCAACTTGAGCTTCGCATATTAAAAGAGGGTGACAAGGAAGGTGATACAGATGGAGAGAACTGTGTGGTGTGTCTGGAAGTATACATGCCCAAAGACGTAGTGCGCATTTTAAGATGCAGCCATATTTTCCATAGGAAGTGCATTGACCCTTGGCTGCTGAAACACAGAACATGCCCAGTGTGCAAATGTGACATCCTCAAAGCTAGGGAAACTGAGCTGCCTGTCAAAAATGAAGCAGAGTCTTTACAAGCTGTAGTGCCAAATGAAGCTCCTAACACCACTTTCCTTAATGAAGAAGATAATCATAATGAATATGTGTTAGTACGAGGTGCAGAGAGACCATCTGTGGATGAATAACTTTCTTCTTCACAGATGGATAATCAAACCATTTCTCTGGTCCTTCATGTTGCTTCATCTTGATCACCTAGTTTGTAAAGGTCAAAATTAAACTTACATTCTTGAAATAAATTCTGAAATTCTGTCAGCATAAATTTTGAACTCTTTTTGCTAATTTCAATAATGCTCTGAAATGTGGAACGGATGAACGTGAATGAACTTGGCAAGTATTTCTATGATAATGAGTACTTTTTATGTAACATTTTTTGGTAACTTAAATGTCACAGTTTACACTTTCCGTATAAAAATAGTTTGGAAAACTTTGCCCTGAAAAAGAATTAAATTGGCTCTGTAACTTCTTAtatgtgaaaaatttcagccttCACTTTACTGTATGGAATAGAACACATCTGTGTGTTTTTGTGCAGTAGCCGGGTGTGGCAAAGATATACAACTTTGCATTTTAATATATGGATATCACATCCTTTTGGTTAAATTACACCTTCCTAGCTAAGTAAAACACATGATTTTAAAATCAGTTAGATTTTTTTATGTCTGCTACTTTGATTTAAATTGTATTTCCTATTCTCAGTCTTTTTTTTGttgaggcaggggtttggagggcactGCTCAGatgcagggccgccggggggggcggcggcggcaagtggggcaatttgctgcaggggcccccacgagaatatagtattctatagtattgcaacttttttttatggaagggtcCCACAaaactgctttgccccaggccccctaaatcctctgggcggccctgttcagATGACATGGGAGACCAGAGAAGCATTGAGGCAGCATTGGGCAGAGTTATAGTTTCTGCTGGGAGTCTGCCTAGGTTTAAGGAACactttttccctttttctcttccctgctcctcccccacaactctTATCCTTCAAAgactcaggagagagagagagagagaaattgattGTTGATACTGATTTACTTACTACATATGTAAATTGACCACACAGCTGATCTACCAGTGTACTAATACAATATGTTGTTTCCTtgtcctccctcctctgcccacgTGTTTGTGTCCCTATCAGTTACATATTTTCTTGTCTCTTAGAATAGATTTTAAGCTTTTGGGGGGCATGGACTGTCATTTCTTACGTTTGTACAGAGCCTGCTAGCACAATAGACCCATGGAGCCCTGATGTGATGGTGAGTTCTATGTGCTATCTggctggtgtggtgctctgtcccgctcccagctagagattgatgagtctgctaccGCCTTGGCTAAGagtcatgtggcttttagcttGTACAGTAGAGGCTTGTACAccaagcttcagaggtcccaggtttgatgcTGATGACGAGTCTGTCGGCATTACAGtacaaagaataaataatgaGAATTATGCTGCCATCTTGTCATTTCTTAAAGAGTACAGGAGGATTAGAGGACGGAGCCTTTAATTCCCCAGCTTCTTCCACATCTTTTTCCTATGGTTACAGCACTAGCATAATACACTTACTGGTTCCTCACCTGCTTTTTTCACCTAGACACATGTGGTGGCGAAAAGGGACAAGCAACTGCTTAGGAAAATAAAAATCACCGTACTGGAggagaccagaggtccatctaatTCAGTATGCAGTCTCTGACAATGGAGGAAGGTGTAAGGATGCTGCAGCAGGcaaatgtgggataatctgcccctccccctccctccccgctctcacacacattacatttcatcctaATATCTAAATTGAGATTAGTTTAAACCAAGAAGCATGAGGTTGATATCCTTCCTAAAATGTTGTGTTACTAATTATAACTGGATCTTCCTTAGCCATAGACATGTACTATTCCCTTTtcaatcttgctaaattcttggtcTCAATGATTTGTTTGGGAATAA
Coding sequences within it:
- the LOC128834468 gene encoding RING finger protein 148-like, giving the protein MKLLGTSAWRRGDKLPWLLCLGVFLVLSLHVSRANAFWVAHLNISFQIGNETVWERADNGVFGENSPLKKVSGVVVPPEGLNQIACNPLTNFSRPVNSETWIALIMRGNCTFTKKINVAAERGAVGVIIYNNAGTDNGVFPMIYLGSEDIVAIMIGNLKGVDLLHLIQNGIQVIIAIEVGKHYGSWMNHYWGSLLFCTLVTVAYFTFYCAGRLRIARTQIRRCRQLTDVKKAIGQLELRILKEGDKEGDTDGENCVVCLEVYMPKDVVRILRCSHIFHRKCIDPWLLKHRTCPVCKCDILKARETELPVKNEAESLQAVVPNEAPNTTFLNEEDNHNEYVLVRGAERPSVDE